The nucleotide sequence GACGCGTTCGTCGCCGAGATCCGCGAAGAGGGCTCGGCCCCGCGCGCGTGGCAGCCGCTCTTCGAGACGCGGAGCGACAGGACCATTTCGCGGCTCCAGCACGCGCTCTCGGGCATGAACGCGCACATCAACCACGATCTCGCCATCGCCGTGGTCGAGACGTGCGTCAAGAAGGGCATCGAGCCGCGGCGGGGGACGGCGTTTTACGACGATTACTTGATCATCAACGAGATCCTGGAGGAGGCGGAGAAGACCGCGACGAAGCGGCTCGTGACGGGCGTGCTGCGCGAGGTCGAGGAGGCGCTCGGCCGCGTGGACAACGTGATGGCCGTGTGGAGCGTGAAGCGCGCGCGGGACGCCGCGTGGGCGAACGCCGAGGTGCTCTGGGCCCTCCGAGGCAATGATCTGCTATACGAGACGTTCCTCGGGACGATCGACCGTATGGCCGGGTTCGCCGGCCGCGGGTTGCTCTTGCCGAGGGGTTTCGGGGGGGAGCCGAGGACGTGAACACCGAAAAAACGGGCTCGCGTGGGGCGGACAAGGGCCGCGGGAGCAAGCGGGAGGCCGCCGAGACCACCTGGTCGCATCCGTTGAACCCCGAGGCCGGGATGACGCCGATGCCGAGCGACCCGCGCGAGGTCGAGGCAGCCATGCGCGCCGGGCGGATCTCGCTGCGGCTGACGCCATATTACGGCTTCCGGTACGGCGAGCGGGGCGCGCGGTTCACGCAGAGCGACAGCGCGTTTTTGGCGACGCTGCCCGATCATGCAGAGGCCACGATCAAGCGGCAGATCGAGTGGCTCGCCGGGGTGCTCGCGAACCGCGGGATGCCGAGCCTCCTGCTCGAACAACACCTGCGGGTGCTCGGGCGCGAGCTCTCGCGCGCCGTGCCGGAGAAGCGCGCGTTTTACCGGGCGCTCTTCGTGGCGTCGGACGGCCTGCGGGCGCGGCGGACGGGGCTCCTGCCGGAGAGCGCGGGGCGGCCCATCGGCGAGGCCTTCCCGGAGGCCGCGGGTCTGCCGAGCACGCGGCTCGCCCGCGGGACGGGGCACCTCCTCGTCGCGGCGGTGGCCGACGAGCGCGCGGGGATGCCGAATGCGGTGCCGAGCCTCGAGGCATTTTTCCTCGATCGGAGCGTCTTTCCGGAGCGGTTCGTCGCGGCCGCTCGGCAGACGATCGAGCGGGCGCGGCGGGCCTGATCGATTTCGTCCCCTTTCGATCTTCACCTCGGCGCGCCACGTTCCCGGGTGAGGACCCCCATGGCCAGGACGAATCTCCGCGCATCGCTCGACCTCTCGTACGACGAGGCGCTGGGGAAGATCCCCCAGCTCCTCCGCGACAACGGCTTCGGCGTGCTCACGCGTATCGACGTCGACGAGACCTTGCGGGCGCGGCTCGGCGTGGCGTTCCGGCGTTACACGATCCTCGGGGCCTGCAACCCCGTCCTCGCGCACCGGGCGCTCTCGGCCGATCCGGACGTCGGCATTCTCCTGCCTTGTAACGTCGCCGTGTACGAGGACGATGGCGCCGGGCGCACGGTCGTGGCCATCATGGATCCGCTCGAAACCCTCGCCGACGCC is from Polyangium spumosum and encodes:
- a CDS encoding DUF5995 family protein, coding for MSPNEHLAERIQAHPRRSIHDVLAVMDLIDGALPSADGVHAFNQLYTFVTDNIRREIDRGRFGAPVLLEELDVVFAGLYFDAFVAEIREEGSAPRAWQPLFETRSDRTISRLQHALSGMNAHINHDLAIAVVETCVKKGIEPRRGTAFYDDYLIINEILEEAEKTATKRLVTGVLREVEEALGRVDNVMAVWSVKRARDAAWANAEVLWALRGNDLLYETFLGTIDRMAGFAGRGLLLPRGFGGEPRT
- a CDS encoding DUF302 domain-containing protein → MARTNLRASLDLSYDEALGKIPQLLRDNGFGVLTRIDVDETLRARLGVAFRRYTILGACNPVLAHRALSADPDVGILLPCNVAVYEDDGAGRTVVAIMDPLETLADAEDAALREVAAEARTKLQHFLYCLSTSAAKHAA